From Ancylobacter pratisalsi, one genomic window encodes:
- the fdxA gene encoding ferredoxin FdxA has translation MTYVVTDNCIKCKYTDCVSVCPVDCFYEGENFLVIHPDECIDCGVCEPECPAEAIKPDTEPGLEKWLKINSDYSKTWPNITDRHDPLPDAKDWDGVPDKLQYLSAEPGKQD, from the coding sequence GTTACGGATAATTGCATCAAGTGCAAATACACCGACTGCGTCTCGGTATGCCCCGTGGACTGCTTCTACGAGGGCGAGAATTTCCTCGTCATTCATCCCGACGAGTGCATCGACTGCGGCGTGTGCGAGCCCGAATGCCCGGCGGAAGCGATCAAGCCCGACACTGAACCGGGACTTGAGAAGTGGCTCAAGATCAACTCCGACTATTCCAAGACCTGGCCCAACATCACCGATCGACACGATCCTTTGCCCGACGCGAAGGATTGGGACGGTGTGCCCGACAAGCTACAGTATCTTTCTGCCGAACCGGGTAAGCAGGACTGA